One window from the genome of Acidimicrobiales bacterium encodes:
- a CDS encoding CoA pyrophosphatase produces MPPSARSVAFDTALDRIHERGPGRIIEDSRADVRPANARSSAVLVALYDAGGPHVILTRRASHLRSHRHEVSFPGGREESDDRHLWQTALREAWEEIALPPEAVTPVGELDGFVTVGSNALVHPYVGRLERPPRGLRAEPGEVEEIIHVSLAELAADGVFREELWEFGGVDRPVYFFDLDGDTVWGATGAMLRQLVGIVTGTDDTIGR; encoded by the coding sequence TTGCCGCCGTCGGCTCGCTCCGTCGCGTTCGACACGGCGCTCGACCGCATCCACGAGCGCGGCCCCGGCCGCATCATCGAGGACTCACGCGCCGATGTCCGGCCGGCGAACGCCCGCTCGAGCGCCGTCCTCGTGGCTCTCTATGACGCAGGCGGCCCGCACGTCATCTTGACCCGGCGGGCCTCACACCTGCGCAGCCACCGCCACGAGGTGTCGTTTCCCGGCGGCCGCGAGGAGAGTGACGACCGCCACCTCTGGCAGACGGCGCTGCGCGAGGCGTGGGAGGAGATCGCACTACCACCCGAGGCGGTGACGCCCGTGGGGGAACTCGACGGCTTCGTCACCGTGGGCTCGAACGCGCTGGTCCACCCCTATGTGGGCCGACTCGAACGACCGCCGAGGGGACTGCGGGCCGAGCCCGGCGAGGTGGAAGAGATCATCCACGTGTCACTGGCGGAGTTGGCAGCGGACGGCGTCTTCCGCGAGGAGCTGTGGGAGTTCGGCGGCGTCGATCGGCCGGTCTACTTCTTCGACCTCGACGGCGACACGGTGTGGGGCGCGACCGGTGCGATGCTGCGCCAGCTGGTGGGGATCGTGACGGGGACCGACGACACGATCGGGCGCTGA